Proteins encoded in a region of the Drosophila gunungcola strain Sukarami chromosome 3L unlocalized genomic scaffold, Dgunungcola_SK_2 000005F, whole genome shotgun sequence genome:
- the LOC128259334 gene encoding LOW QUALITY PROTEIN: uncharacterized protein LOC128259334 (The sequence of the model RefSeq protein was modified relative to this genomic sequence to represent the inferred CDS: inserted 1 base in 1 codon): protein MAVLRICGLLLLYSQLSQAIKVDSLGRDGAPTSSSPSPPVYRVSKPEPKQPENRVPPHLQDIRPGYVDDDAGDVIRIIEPPQHFQQLKRLRQRQPANSPVVWEQPRKLSSNRAKIIPQRDLLTQETQVQNAPNQLQIPVEILASVRKTERLLQRHRHKLPLVRQRHVQRQSHTLITQKTLEQQIYHRGQQQRLRAVLSRNQEHKRSKRNRRAIPEKKREMYDVEKGLKLVAHIGDLLKNATQYLPDEGETTNEXKRSPICSNATNCDNRRRRQRLFKQRVKSAEREKLKERRRHFRNEALASTEATITTTTGKSVFSSANSIAETSATPLASRLLNSRKSKSTSESESKSPSNNRNLGRSDDSIVYADVMTNIRNLWQEHDLLAGPKFIGPSEVANNTDYRALDVYLKELDDLAKKLPTVAPITGLNQEELQRATPTPSWYLINSEGGIYETRLDSQTKPSSTLFHRFPDMPSQNQSVSTLDYE from the exons ATGGCAGTGCTCAGGATTTGCGGGCTACTCCTCCTGTACTCGCAACTAAGTCAGGCGATCAAAGTGGATAGTCTGGGGAGGGATGGAGCTCCTACTAGTAGTTCTCCAAGTCCCCCAGTTTATAGAGTATCTAAGCCCGAGCCCAAGCAGCCCGAAAATCGAGTGCCCCCACATCTGCAGGACATTCGTCCTGGCTATGTGGACGACGATGCCGGGGATGTGATCAGGATCATTGAGCCACCTCAGCATTTCCAGCAGCTAAAGCGCCTGCGGCAAAGGCAACCCGCCAATTCACCTGTCGTCTGGGAACAACCCAGAAAACTGTCCTCTAACAGGGCTAAAATCATACCCCAAAGAGACCTGCTCACCCAGGAAACTCAAGTTCAGAATGCCCCCAATCAGCTGCAAATTCCCGTGGAAATCCTTGCTTCTGTGCGTAAAACAGAGCGTTTGTTGCAGCGTCACAGACACAAGTTGCCATTGGTGAGACAACGTCATGTTCAGCGACAAAGTCACACGTTGATAACACAAAAAACGCTGGAGCAGCAGATCTACCATCGTGGCCAACAGCAAAGGCTAAGAGCGGTGCTAAGTCGCAATCAGGAGCACAAGAGAAGCAAAAGAAATAGGAGGGCAATTCCGGAGAAGAAAAGGGAAATGTATGATGTGGAAAAGGGTTTGAAACTGGTGGCTCACATTGGGGATTTGCTGAAAAATGCCACACAATATTTGCCCGACGAGGGTGAAACCACCAATG GTAAGAGGTCACCAATCTGCAGCAATGCCACCAACTGCGACAATCGGCGACGTCGCCAAAGACTTTTCAAACAGCGAGTCAAGTCAGCAGAGCGGGAAAAATTGAAGGAGAGGCGGCGCCACTTCCGCAACGAGGCATTAGCCTCCACAGAGGCGACAATAACAACTACCACTGGCAAATCGGTGTTTTCAAGTGCCAATTCAATTGCGGAAACTTCCGCAACTCCGCTGGCCAGTCGCCTGCTCAATTCACGCAAATCCAAATCCacatccgaatccgaatccaaatCACCAAGTAACAACCGCAACTTGGGCCGCAGCGATGACTCCATAGTCTATGCGGATGTAATGACGAATATACGCAATTTGTGGCAGGAGCACGATCTGTTGGCGGGTCCCAAGTTTATTGGCCCCAGCGAGGTGGCCAACAACACGGATTATCGCGCCTTGGACGTGTATCTCAAGGAGCTGGATgacttggccaaaaagctgcccACTGTGGCCCCCATAACTGGCCTGAATCAAGAGGAATTGCAGAGGGCCACTCCCACGCCCAGTTGGTATCTGATTAACTCAGAGGGCGGGATCTACGAGACCCGACTGGACAGTCAAACGAAGCCTTCCTCAACGCTTTTCCATCGATTTCCCGATATGCCCAGCCAAAATCAGAGTGTGTCCACATTGGACTACGAGTAA